A portion of the Pangasianodon hypophthalmus isolate fPanHyp1 chromosome 20, fPanHyp1.pri, whole genome shotgun sequence genome contains these proteins:
- the LOC113539694 gene encoding uncharacterized protein LOC113539694 translates to MTDSERTFLDGAIMEVLPQLQAVNKNILEEHLQSIGVETYDLRFVTEADLMTALRPVEARKLLSAWKQKYHTPEKSSLSSMEASPTQSLPSLSVSPQSSSSSSSSSPGLDTQWDINFEIPWSKFPEEVMQALERGKRPGPKLTRQMVWIVVTEMMQKCPHVGKKHSTDVATKMVAKYPSSLQDVIEGDIVGTGYHSLVKQLQNRIENVRRTSTPKIRKRKHQTDDSDQTDEIPLEDRAAMQDTYGCIKWNVKFLPLEETQESQQQKMEKLKVMFQHSDANPEEVKCLMKSTFYTQRQHVNQGKSIKCLREEWPFWFDELGMSVHFMELTGIDLKETFTRNLDLKGKRLHDHSLCQQEQEIPSELCKASEDLGTAEWLFR, encoded by the exons ATGACTGACTCAGAGCGAACCTTCCTAGATGGCGCCATCATGGAAGTCCTACCACAACTTCAAGcagtaaacaaaaacatcctggaAGAGCACTTGCAGTCCATTGGAGTCGAGACGTATGATCTACGCTTCGTAACGGAGGCTGATTTGATGACAGCATTAAGACCTGTAGAAGCCAGAAAGCTTCTTTCTGCTTGGAAACAGAAAT ACCACACTCCCGAGAAGAGTTCACTATCATCTATGGAAGCCTCACCTACCCAATCGCTGCCATCGCTCTCTGTTTCACCCCAAAGTTCATCGTCAAGCTCCTCCAGCAGTCCAGGACTTGACACACAGTGGGACATCAACTTTGAAATTCCATGGAGTAAATTTCCTGAGGAAGTGATGCAGGCTTTAGAGAGGGGAAAAAGGCCTGGCCCAAAACTAACGAGGCAAATGGTCTGGATTGTTGTGACTGAGATGATGCAAAAATGCCCTCATGTAGGTAAAAAGCATTCAACTGACGTTGCAACAAAAATGGTGGCAAAATATCCCAGTTCTCTCCAAGATGTAATAGAGGGTGATATTGTTGGAACAGGCTACCATTCCCTTGTCAAACAGTTGCAAAACAGAATTGAAAATGTGAGGCGCACTTCAACAcccaaaataagaaaaagaaaacatcagacCGATGACTCGGACCAAACAGACGAGATCCCATTAGAAGACAGAGCAGCAATGCAGGACACTTATGGATGCATTAAATGGAATGTAAAATTTCTGCCCCTTGAAGAAACTCAAGAGAGCCAGCAGCAAAAGATGGAAAAACTCAAGGTGATGTTCCAACACTCTGATGCCAATCCAGAGGaggtaaaatgtttaatgaagtCCACATTTTACACACAGCGTCAACATGTCAACCAGGGAAAAAGTATCAAATGCCTTAGAGAGGAGTGGCCGTTTTGGTTTGATGAACTTGGCATGTCAGTCCACTTTATGGAACTCACTGGGATTGACCTCAAAGAGACATTCACACGAAATTTGGATTTGAAAGGAAAAAGGCTACATGACCACAGTTTGTGTCAACAAGAGCAAGAAATTCCTTCAGAATTATGCAAGGCTTCAGAGGATCTGGGGACTGCAGAGTGGCTGTTCAGATAA